Proteins found in one Tolumonas lignilytica genomic segment:
- a CDS encoding two-component system response regulator PmrA: MKILLVEDDALLLNGLQKALVQQQYCCDVANSISEARRYTLNDYDLLILDLGLPDGDGLSLLKTWRQQGCVLPVLILTARDSLDDRVKGLDSGADDYLVKPFALAELQARVRALMRRRFEKTENALQFGSLKLDMNHHQVWQNGNELTLTRMEYAILRRLMLHAGKTVQRERLQQDLYDWTDEIGSNTLEVYIHHLRRKLGSNYIKTIRGEGYRLESQAE; encoded by the coding sequence ATGAAAATCTTATTGGTTGAAGATGATGCGCTATTACTCAATGGATTACAAAAGGCATTAGTACAACAACAATACTGCTGTGATGTTGCCAATAGTATCAGTGAAGCTCGTCGTTACACATTGAACGATTATGATTTATTGATTCTTGACCTTGGCTTACCCGATGGTGATGGCTTATCGCTATTGAAAACATGGCGTCAGCAGGGGTGTGTTCTCCCGGTCTTAATCCTTACCGCTCGGGATTCTCTGGATGATCGAGTCAAGGGGCTTGATTCAGGGGCGGACGACTATTTGGTTAAGCCATTTGCACTTGCAGAATTACAAGCACGAGTGCGTGCATTGATGCGGCGGCGGTTTGAAAAAACAGAAAATGCCCTGCAATTCGGTTCGCTCAAGTTAGATATGAATCATCATCAGGTTTGGCAAAACGGCAATGAATTAACGCTAACGCGCATGGAATATGCCATTTTGCGGCGGCTTATGTTGCATGCGGGGAAAACAGTTCAGCGTGAGCGTTTACAACAGGATTTGTATGACTGGACGGACGAGATCGGGTCAAATACATTAGAAGTTTATATACATCACTTACGGCGTAAATTGGGGTCTAATTACATCAAGACCATACGTGGAGAGGGGTATCGTCTTGAATCGCAGGCTGAATAG